One part of the Eubalaena glacialis isolate mEubGla1 chromosome 19, mEubGla1.1.hap2.+ XY, whole genome shotgun sequence genome encodes these proteins:
- the TRAPPC1 gene encoding trafficking protein particle complex subunit 1: protein MTVHNLYLFDRNGVCLHYSEWHRKKQAGIPKEEEYKLMYGMLFSIRSFVSKMSPLDMKDGFLAFQTSRYKLHYYETPTGIKVVMNTDLGVGPIRDVLHHIYSALYVELVVKNPLCPLGQTVQSELFRSRLDSYVRSLPFFSARAG from the exons ATGACTGTCCACAACCTGTACCTGTTTGACCGGAATGGAGTGTGTCTGCATTACAGCGAGTGGCACCGCAAGAAGCAAGCGGGGATCCCCAAGGAGGAG GAGTACAAGCTGATGTACGGGATGCTCTTCTCTATCCGCTCGTTTGTCAGCAAGATGTCCCCGCTAGACAT GAAGGACGGCTTCCTGGCCTTCCAAACTAGCCGTTACAAACTCCATTACTACGAGACGCCCACTGGGATCAAGGTTGTCATGAACACTGACTTGGGCGTGGGACCCATCCGAGATGTGCTGCACCACATCTACAGTGCG CTGTACGTGGAGCTGGTGGTGAAGAATCCCCTGTGCCCGCTGGGCCAAACTGTGCAAAGTGAGCTCTTCCGCTCCCGACTGGACTCCTACGTCCGCTCTCTGCCCTTCTTCTCCGCCCGGGCTGGCTGA
- the KCNAB3 gene encoding voltage-gated potassium channel subunit beta-3, with the protein MQVSIACTEQNLRSRSSEDRLCGPRPGPGGGNGGPVGGGHGNPPGGGGSGPKARAAVVPRPPAPAGVLRESTGRGTGMKYRNLGKSGLRVSCLGLGTWVTFGSQISDETAEDVLTVAYEHGVNLFDTTEVYAAGKAERTLGNILKSKGWRRSSYVITTKIFWGGQAETERGLSRKHIIEGLRGSLERLQLGYVDIIFANRSDPNSPMEEIVRAMTYVINQGLALYWGTSRWGAAEIMEAYSMARQFNLIPPVCEQAEHHLFQREKVEMQLPELYHKIGVGSVTWSPLACGLITSKYDGRVPDTCRVNIKGYQWHKDKVQSEDGKKQQAKVMDLLPIAHQLGCTVAQLAIAWCLRSEGVSSVLLGVSSAEQLIEHLGALQVLSQLTPQTVMEIEGLLGNKPHLKK; encoded by the exons ATGCAGGTGTCTATCGCATGTACCGAGCAGAACCTTCGCAGCCGGAGCAGTGAGGACCGTCTGTGCGGACCCCGGCCGGGCCCCGGGGGCGGTAATGGCGGGCCGGTCGGCGGGGGACATGGGAATCCGCCGGGGGGAGGAGGGTCGGGCCCCAAGGCCCGGGCCGCAGTGGTCCCCCGACCCCCAGCGCCCGCTGGGGTCCTCCGAGAGAGCACCGGCCGAGGCACTGGCATGAAATACAG GAACCTAGGAAAGTCTGGTCTTCGGGTATCCTGCCTTGGCCTAG GTACCTGGGTCACATTTGGTTCTCAGATCTCAGATGAG ACAGCAGAGGATGTGCTGACAGTAGCCTATGAGCATGGCGTAAACCTGTTTGACACCACCGAAGTGTATGCAGCGGGAAA GGCTGAAAGAACCCTAGGCAACATCCTCAAGAGCAAAGGTTGGAG gaGATCAAGCTATGTCATCACCACCAAGATATTTTGGGGAGGACA GGCAGAAACTGAGCGAGGCTTGAGCCGCAAACACATCATTGAGG GCTTGCGAGGATCCCTGGAACGCCTCCAGCTGGGATATGTGGACATCATCTTCGCCAATCGCTCAGACCCCAACAGTCCCATGGAGG AGATTGTGCGAGCCATGACCTATGTCATCAACCAGGGCCTGGCCCTATACTGGGGGACATCCCGATGGGGGGCTGCAGAAATCATG gAGGCCTACTCCATGGCCAGACAGTtcaacctgattcctccagtgtGTGAACAAGCTGAGCACCATCTGTTTCAGAGGGAGAAGGTGGAGATGCAGCTGCCAGAGCTCTACCACAAGATTG GTGTTGGCTCAGTCACCTGGTCCCCTCTGGCCTGTGGCCTCATCACTAGCAAGTATGATGGGCGAGTCCCAGATACCTGCAGGGTCAACATCAAG GGCTACCAGTGGCACAAAGACAAAGTGCAGAGTGAGGATGGCAAGAAGCAACAAGCCAAAGTCATGGACCTTCTCCCCATCGCTCACCAGCTGGGCTGCACCGTGGCGCAGCTTGCTATTG CGTGGTGTCTCCGCAGTGAGGGTGTCAGCTCGGTCTTGCTGGGGGTGTCCAGTGCAGAGCAGCTGATTGAACACCTGGGCGCCCTGCAG GTGCTGAGTCAGCTGACCCCGCAAACGGTGATGGAGATAGAAGGGCTCCTGGGCAACAAACCGCATCTCAAGAAATAG